In a single window of the Streptococcus ilei genome:
- a CDS encoding GntR family transcriptional regulator — protein MAIPKYQHIKDDLKQQIISGKFENGDKFYTEAELIKIYNVSSITVVRALNDLASDGYIVRQQGKGTFVSRARKHKLVEFSDVETFPIQKATVKVLSIKRGNALNILDKLGLAPTQFYYKIDRTRHIGEDTYIYHQTYVPEQYINPNYPSLDYYSSIYDRFKEDYHIHMNDEHFEEINDIVFPTPSKIASVLNIDENFPTVRQVKTTKLEATGQILEYSETYKRGDYYKIKFISCDRDH, from the coding sequence ATGGCAATCCCAAAATACCAACACATCAAAGATGATTTGAAGCAACAAATTATCTCAGGTAAATTCGAAAATGGAGATAAATTTTACACAGAAGCCGAGCTGATTAAGATTTATAATGTTAGCTCGATTACTGTTGTTCGGGCTTTAAACGATTTGGCTAGCGATGGATACATCGTCCGCCAACAAGGGAAAGGAACGTTTGTTTCTCGCGCTAGAAAACACAAACTGGTTGAGTTTTCAGACGTTGAAACCTTCCCTATCCAAAAAGCGACCGTAAAAGTTCTCTCTATTAAGCGTGGCAACGCGCTGAATATCCTGGATAAACTGGGGCTCGCTCCTACTCAATTCTATTATAAGATTGATCGGACTCGTCATATTGGTGAAGATACCTATATCTACCACCAGACCTATGTCCCAGAGCAATATATTAACCCAAATTATCCGAGCTTAGATTACTATAGTTCGATCTATGACCGCTTCAAAGAAGATTATCATATCCATATGAATGATGAACACTTTGAAGAAATCAATGATATTGTATTTCCAACACCAAGCAAAATCGCTTCTGTGTTGAATATCGATGAAAACTTCCCAACTGTCCGTCAAGTGAAGACGACAAAATTGGAAGCGACCGGTCAAATTCTCGAATATAGCGAAACCTAT
- a CDS encoding glycoside hydrolase family 35 protein produces MGAFEIREDFYLNDQPFKILSGAIHYFRIDREDWYHSLYNLKALGFNTVETYVPWNAHEPQRGHFHFEGNLDLEHFIQVAQELDLYVILRPSPFICSEWEFGGLPAWLIEEDLRIRSSDPAFLKEVARYYDELLPRVAKYQLDRGGNILMMQVENEYGSYGEDKAYLRAIRDLMIERDITCPLFTSDGPWRATLRAGTLIEDGLFVTGNFGSRANYNFSQMKEFFAEHDKEWPLMCMEFWDGWFNRWKEPIIKRDPEELAEAVHEVLQEGSINLYMFHGGTNFGFMNGCSARGTVDLPQVTSYDYDALLDEQGNPTPKYHAVKKMMATYYPEYPQMDPLVKSTLPEHRLKVTNKTSLFGNLNEIAQVTESLYPQTMEEIDHPLGYLLYETDVEMDAEEERLRIIDARDRVQVYANNQLIATQYQEEIGQDLFLNGKKKTITNLKLLIENMGRVNYGHKLLADTQRKGIRTGVCIDLHFKLDWKQYALDFSQLDRLDFSKEWQEGQPAFYQFAFHLDQVEDTFLDMTGFGKGIVLVNGHHIGRFWEVGPTLSLYIPHGFLKDGENEILVFETEGTWTETLKLVSQPTFKEVKGENL; encoded by the coding sequence ATGGGGGCATTTGAAATCCGTGAAGATTTTTATTTAAATGATCAACCTTTTAAGATTTTATCTGGTGCAATTCATTATTTTCGGATCGATCGTGAGGATTGGTATCATTCCTTATATAACCTAAAAGCTCTAGGTTTTAATACTGTTGAAACCTATGTTCCATGGAATGCTCATGAGCCACAAAGAGGCCACTTTCACTTTGAAGGGAATTTGGACTTGGAACACTTTATCCAAGTAGCTCAAGAGTTGGATCTATATGTGATTCTCCGTCCGTCACCGTTTATCTGTTCGGAGTGGGAATTTGGGGGCTTGCCAGCCTGGTTAATCGAAGAAGACCTTCGGATTCGCTCATCGGATCCGGCCTTTCTCAAGGAAGTGGCTCGCTATTACGACGAGCTCCTGCCACGTGTGGCCAAGTACCAATTGGATCGTGGGGGCAATATCCTCATGATGCAGGTTGAGAACGAATATGGCTCTTATGGCGAAGACAAGGCCTACCTTCGGGCGATCAGAGATCTAATGATTGAGCGGGATATTACTTGTCCACTCTTCACCTCTGATGGACCTTGGAGGGCGACCCTTCGAGCAGGGACCTTGATTGAGGATGGACTCTTTGTAACCGGTAATTTTGGTTCGCGTGCGAATTACAACTTCTCTCAGATGAAAGAGTTCTTTGCTGAGCATGACAAAGAGTGGCCACTCATGTGTATGGAATTTTGGGATGGCTGGTTCAATCGGTGGAAAGAACCTATCATAAAGCGAGATCCAGAAGAGTTGGCAGAAGCAGTCCATGAAGTCTTACAAGAAGGCTCTATCAATCTCTATATGTTCCATGGTGGGACCAACTTTGGATTTATGAACGGTTGCTCAGCACGAGGGACCGTGGATTTGCCACAGGTAACATCTTATGACTATGATGCTCTCTTAGATGAGCAGGGCAATCCGACTCCTAAGTACCATGCAGTCAAAAAGATGATGGCGACCTACTATCCAGAGTATCCACAGATGGATCCGCTTGTGAAGTCGACTTTGCCAGAGCATAGACTAAAGGTAACCAACAAGACTAGTTTATTTGGTAATTTAAATGAGATTGCTCAGGTCACAGAAAGTCTTTATCCACAGACCATGGAAGAAATCGACCATCCCTTAGGCTATCTGCTCTATGAGACAGATGTTGAAATGGATGCGGAAGAAGAGCGCTTGCGTATCATCGATGCGCGTGACCGGGTACAGGTTTATGCCAATAATCAATTGATTGCCACTCAATACCAAGAAGAAATCGGTCAAGATCTTTTTTTAAACGGAAAAAAGAAAACGATTACAAACTTAAAACTCTTGATCGAAAATATGGGACGAGTCAATTATGGACACAAGCTCCTAGCGGATACGCAGCGAAAAGGAATACGTACAGGAGTTTGTATCGATCTTCATTTCAAGCTTGATTGGAAACAATATGCGCTTGATTTTAGCCAGCTGGATCGCTTGGACTTTTCGAAAGAATGGCAAGAAGGTCAACCAGCTTTTTATCAATTTGCTTTTCATCTAGATCAGGTTGAGGATACCTTCCTTGATATGACTGGATTTGGAAAAGGGATCGTCCTTGTAAATGGCCACCATATCGGTCGTTTCTGGGAAGTCGGTCCAACACTCTCCCTCTACATCCCTCATGGTTTTCTCAAAGATGGGGAAAATGAGATCCTCGTCTTTGAGACAGAGGGCACTTGGACGGAGACCTTAAAACTTGTTTCACAACCTACATTCAAAGAAGTAAAGGGGGAAAACTTATGA
- a CDS encoding PTS system mannose/fructose/N-acetylgalactosamine-transporter subunit IIB, with translation MTIVGCRIDGRLIHGQVANLWTTKLNVSRIMVIDDEVAQNDIEKSGLKLATPPGVKLSILPVAKAAENILAGKYDSQRLFIVARKPDRFLGLVEAGVPLETLNVGNMSQSDETRPITRSINVVDADVEAFHKLAEKGVKLTAQMVPNDPVEDFLKLLK, from the coding sequence ATGACTATTGTAGGATGCCGTATCGATGGACGTTTGATCCACGGGCAGGTAGCCAACCTTTGGACTACCAAACTAAATGTTTCACGTATCATGGTGATCGATGATGAAGTCGCTCAAAATGATATCGAAAAAAGTGGTTTGAAACTAGCGACACCACCTGGTGTCAAGCTCAGTATCTTGCCAGTAGCAAAGGCTGCAGAAAATATCTTGGCTGGAAAATATGACAGCCAACGTCTCTTCATCGTAGCCCGCAAGCCAGACCGCTTCCTTGGTTTGGTAGAAGCAGGTGTACCACTTGAAACCTTAAACGTAGGGAACATGTCTCAATCAGATGAGACTCGTCCGATTACTCGTTCGATCAACGTAGTGGATGCCGATGTGGAAGCTTTCCACAAGCTAGCTGAAAAAGGAGTTAAGTTAACTGCTCAAATGGTTCCAAATGATCCAGTTGAAGACTTCTTGAAGTTGCTCAAATAG
- a CDS encoding PTS mannose/fructose/sorbose/N-acetylgalactosamine transporter subunit IIC, translating to MIQWWQILLLTLYSAYQICDELTIVSSAGSPVFAGFITGLVMGDLKTGLFIGASLQLTVLGVGTFGGASRIDATSGAVLATAFSVAQGIDPELAIATIAVPVATLLTYFDILGRMTTTYFAHRVDAAIERFDYKGIERNYLLGALPWALSRALPVYFALAFGGSFVETVVTGLANVQWLANGLKLAGQMLPGLGFAILLRYLPVRRNLHYLALGFGLTAMLTVLYSNVQSLGAAVSSIIGSEVFAKLPEGQAITFVNNFKSVSMIGIAIIGIFLAVQHFKNSQRTVVAAPVTESESGEIEDDEF from the coding sequence ATGATACAATGGTGGCAAATTTTACTACTTACTTTGTACTCAGCTTATCAAATCTGTGATGAGTTGACGATTGTTTCATCAGCAGGCTCACCAGTCTTTGCTGGTTTCATTACAGGACTTGTCATGGGGGATTTAAAGACAGGTCTCTTTATCGGAGCTTCTCTTCAATTGACCGTGCTCGGTGTTGGTACTTTCGGTGGAGCTTCTCGTATTGACGCTACTTCTGGTGCCGTTCTTGCGACTGCCTTCTCAGTAGCACAAGGGATTGATCCAGAGCTTGCTATTGCTACAATCGCTGTGCCGGTAGCAACTTTGTTGACATACTTTGATATTCTTGGTCGTATGACTACAACTTACTTCGCTCACCGTGTAGATGCTGCGATTGAACGCTTTGATTACAAAGGCATCGAACGCAACTATCTCCTTGGTGCTCTTCCTTGGGCTCTTTCTCGTGCTCTCCCAGTTTACTTCGCGCTTGCTTTTGGTGGATCTTTCGTAGAAACTGTTGTTACAGGTCTTGCTAATGTACAATGGTTGGCAAACGGTCTGAAACTTGCAGGTCAAATGCTTCCAGGTCTTGGATTTGCGATCTTGCTTCGTTACCTTCCTGTTCGTCGTAACCTTCACTATCTTGCCCTTGGCTTTGGTTTGACAGCTATGTTGACAGTGCTTTATAGCAATGTTCAAAGCCTTGGTGCTGCAGTGTCTAGCATTATTGGTTCTGAAGTGTTCGCTAAACTTCCAGAAGGACAAGCTATTACTTTTGTTAACAACTTCAAGAGTGTATCTATGATTGGTATTGCCATTATCGGTATCTTCCTTGCAGTACAACACTTCAAAAACAGTCAACGTACAGTCGTAGCTGCTCCAGTAACTGAATCAGAAAGCGGGGAAATTGAAGATGACGAATTCTAA
- a CDS encoding PTS system mannose/fructose/sorbose family transporter subunit IID has translation MTNSKNYKLTKEDFNQINKRSLFTFQLGWNYERMQASGYLYMILPQLRKMYGDGTPELKEMMKLHTQFFNTSPFFHTIITGFDLALEEKDGVKSKDAVNGIKTGLMGPFAPLGDSIFGSLVPAIMGSIAATLAVAGNPAGIFLWIAVAVAYDIFRWKQLEFAYKEGVNLINNMQSTLTALIDAASVLGIFMVGALIASMIGVEVSWAPHIGDKAIEIQDMLNLIFPRLVPAIITGVIYWLLGRKGMNSTKAILLIILAAIAFSAFGHFFFGMA, from the coding sequence ATGACGAATTCTAAGAACTACAAACTCACTAAAGAGGATTTTAATCAAATTAACAAACGTAGTCTGTTTACTTTCCAGTTAGGTTGGAACTATGAACGGATGCAGGCTTCTGGTTACCTTTATATGATTTTACCTCAGTTGCGTAAAATGTATGGTGATGGCACTCCAGAATTGAAAGAAATGATGAAATTGCATACGCAATTCTTCAATACTTCACCATTCTTCCACACCATTATCACTGGTTTTGACCTCGCTTTGGAAGAAAAAGATGGTGTCAAATCAAAAGATGCGGTCAATGGTATCAAGACAGGTCTCATGGGACCATTCGCTCCTCTTGGGGACTCAATCTTTGGATCATTGGTACCAGCTATTATGGGTTCAATCGCAGCAACTTTGGCTGTTGCAGGAAACCCAGCCGGTATCTTCTTGTGGATTGCTGTGGCAGTTGCTTATGACATTTTCCGTTGGAAACAATTGGAATTTGCCTATAAAGAAGGGGTTAACCTCATCAACAACATGCAAAGTACCTTGACAGCTTTGATCGATGCAGCTTCCGTTCTGGGTATCTTCATGGTTGGTGCCTTGATTGCCAGCATGATTGGTGTTGAAGTTTCTTGGGCTCCACACATTGGGGACAAAGCGATTGAAATTCAAGATATGCTCAACCTTATCTTCCCACGTTTGGTACCAGCTATCATCACAGGTGTAATCTACTGGTTGCTTGGACGTAAGGGTATGAACTCTACAAAAGCTATCTTGCTCATCATCCTTGCAGCAATCGCATTCTCAGCATTTGGCCACTTCTTCTTTGGAATGGCATAA
- a CDS encoding PTS sugar transporter subunit IIA: MAKQLVLVSHGRFCEELKASTEMIMGPQDNIHAVALLPEEGPEEFTAKFEACVADFEDYIVFADLLGGTPCNTVSRLILEGRAIDLYAGMNLPMVIEFINHSLVGGEENYPERARESVVKVNDLLSSFDDDEDE, from the coding sequence ATGGCAAAACAGTTAGTATTGGTCAGTCATGGTCGCTTCTGTGAAGAGCTCAAAGCCAGTACAGAAATGATTATGGGACCACAAGACAACATTCATGCCGTGGCCCTCTTGCCAGAGGAAGGTCCTGAGGAGTTTACAGCCAAGTTTGAAGCCTGTGTTGCAGACTTTGAGGACTACATCGTCTTTGCGGATCTTTTGGGAGGCACTCCTTGTAATACGGTTAGCCGTCTGATTCTTGAAGGGCGCGCCATTGACCTCTATGCAGGGATGAACTTGCCAATGGTGATTGAATTTATTAACCATAGCCTTGTCGGTGGAGAAGAGAACTATCCAGAACGTGCGCGCGAAAGTGTCGTGAAGGTTAATGATCTCTTATCCAGCTTTGATGATGACGAGGACGAATAA
- a CDS encoding SIS domain-containing protein gives MLDYTKEELLELGAEITTREIYQQPEVWKETYRLYQEKAKEIQEFLATIGKRHGYIKVILTGAGTSAYVGDTLVPYLQEVHDERHWNFQSIATTDIVAHPQTYLKKEVPTVLVSFARSGNSPESVATVELAQDLVDELYQITITCAEEGKLAQQAHGDERNLLLLQPKETNDAGFAMTSSFTSMLLTALLVFDPSEEEIKEKRVEELIYLSEQVLEKDHEVKEVVDLDFERVIYLGAGPFFGLAHEAQLKILELTAGKIATMYESPVGFRHGPKSLINDQTLVLVFGSIDPYTRQYDLDLVGEVAGDQIARQVILLTDQAAGIEHVREVLVEASAESLDIYRAFPYIIYGQLISLLTSLKVQNRPDTPSPTGTVNRVVQGVVIHPFH, from the coding sequence ATGTTAGATTATACAAAAGAAGAACTGCTTGAACTGGGGGCTGAAATTACGACACGTGAAATTTACCAGCAACCGGAAGTCTGGAAAGAAACCTATCGTCTCTATCAAGAGAAAGCAAAAGAAATCCAAGAGTTTTTAGCGACCATTGGGAAGCGTCATGGCTACATCAAGGTTATCTTAACAGGGGCTGGGACCTCAGCCTATGTGGGGGATACCTTGGTTCCCTATTTGCAGGAAGTGCACGATGAACGCCATTGGAATTTCCAATCCATTGCGACGACCGATATCGTTGCGCATCCACAAACCTATCTCAAAAAAGAAGTGCCGACGGTCTTAGTTTCCTTTGCACGAAGTGGCAACTCACCTGAAAGTGTCGCGACAGTTGAGTTGGCTCAAGACTTGGTCGATGAACTCTATCAGATCACCATTACCTGTGCGGAAGAAGGAAAGCTGGCCCAGCAGGCCCACGGAGATGAGCGCAATCTCTTGCTTCTCCAACCAAAAGAAACCAACGATGCCGGCTTCGCCATGACCTCCAGCTTTACTTCTATGCTTTTGACAGCCCTCTTGGTCTTTGACCCAAGTGAGGAAGAAATTAAGGAAAAACGAGTGGAAGAATTGATTTATCTGTCAGAGCAGGTCTTGGAGAAAGATCACGAGGTCAAGGAAGTTGTAGATTTAGACTTCGAACGTGTCATCTACCTAGGAGCAGGACCTTTCTTTGGGCTAGCTCATGAAGCCCAGCTCAAGATTTTAGAGTTGACAGCTGGTAAAATCGCGACCATGTATGAGAGTCCTGTTGGCTTCCGTCACGGTCCGAAATCCCTCATCAATGACCAGACCCTGGTCTTGGTTTTTGGATCCATTGATCCTTATACACGCCAGTACGATTTGGATTTGGTTGGAGAAGTGGCGGGAGATCAGATTGCCCGTCAGGTCATCCTCTTGACCGACCAAGCTGCTGGGATTGAGCATGTACGAGAAGTGTTGGTAGAAGCATCAGCAGAGTCGCTGGATATCTACCGTGCCTTCCCATACATTATCTACGGTCAATTGATTTCTCTCTTGACTTCGCTCAAGGTTCAAAATCGCCCAGATACGCCATCACCAACTGGAACAGTCAACCGTGTTGTACAAGGAGTGGTGATTCACCCCTTTCACTAG
- a CDS encoding aldose epimerase family protein, which translates to MKHYQKYRFGQLDGQDVEAYRLENDLGYQLSVMTYGATILEYVTPDKQDQFANIVLGFDNFDAYVGNSPKYGASIGPVAGRIAGASFDLNGQTYHLEANNGANCNHSGLTGWDSALFSVESVTDQEISLYTERADGTGGFPGNLKIWVTYALTEAGELEISYRVETDQDTLVNPTNHSYFNLSGNFTQPINDHVFQINHQGLYPIHPDGVPLHTVDRESPIVQHLYQAMLLEDLFKDADPQIRLVEGLDHPFALPEGHENAGFFYHQPSGRFLTFKSEAPALVVYSANFVDETVHLQGKPMVQHNGLALEFQTVPDAIHSDQAEKVILRAGQVYTSKTSYRAIAKK; encoded by the coding sequence GTGAAACACTATCAAAAATATCGATTTGGTCAATTGGACGGTCAAGATGTAGAAGCGTATCGCCTCGAAAATGACCTGGGTTATCAATTGTCTGTCATGACCTATGGAGCTACTATTCTAGAGTATGTGACACCAGACAAACAGGATCAATTCGCTAATATTGTATTGGGATTCGACAATTTCGATGCTTATGTTGGTAATAGCCCTAAGTATGGAGCTAGCATTGGTCCAGTCGCTGGTCGGATCGCAGGTGCCAGCTTTGACCTCAATGGTCAAACCTACCACTTGGAGGCCAATAATGGCGCCAACTGCAACCACAGTGGACTGACTGGTTGGGACAGCGCCTTGTTTAGCGTGGAGTCGGTAACAGACCAAGAAATCAGTCTGTACACAGAGCGCGCGGATGGCACAGGTGGTTTCCCTGGGAATCTCAAGATCTGGGTGACCTATGCTTTGACTGAAGCAGGGGAGCTGGAAATCAGTTACCGAGTAGAGACAGACCAGGACACCCTAGTCAATCCGACCAACCACAGCTATTTCAACCTATCAGGCAACTTTACCCAGCCGATAAATGACCATGTCTTCCAGATCAATCATCAGGGGCTTTACCCCATTCATCCAGATGGCGTTCCTCTTCACACTGTGGATAGAGAAAGTCCAATTGTTCAGCATCTCTACCAAGCCATGCTGTTAGAGGATCTCTTCAAGGATGCTGATCCGCAAATCCGCCTGGTAGAAGGATTAGACCATCCCTTCGCTTTGCCAGAAGGGCATGAAAATGCAGGTTTCTTCTACCATCAGCCGTCTGGGCGCTTTTTGACCTTCAAGTCAGAAGCCCCAGCCTTGGTGGTGTATTCAGCCAATTTTGTAGATGAAACCGTTCATCTTCAAGGCAAACCAATGGTTCAGCACAATGGCCTGGCCCTCGAATTTCAAACAGTGCCAGATGCCATTCATAGTGACCAAGCTGAAAAGGTCATCTTGAGAGCAGGGCAAGTCTATACCAGCAAGACCAGCTACCGTGCTATTGCTAAGAAATAA
- the ruvB gene encoding Holliday junction branch migration DNA helicase RuvB, producing the protein MSRILDNEIMGDEEAVERTLRPQYLHEYIGQDKVKDQLKIFIEAAKLRDEALDHVLLFGPPGLGKTTMAFVIANELGVNLKQTSGPVIEKAGDLVAILNDLEPGDVLFIDEIHRLPMSVEEVLYSAMEDFYIDIMIGAGETSRSVHLDLPPFTLIGATTRAGMLSNPLRARFGITGHMEYYEQDDLTEIVERTAEIFEMEITHEAAEELSLRSRGTPRIANRLLKRVRDFAQIMGDGLIDETITDKALSMLDVDHEGLDYVDQKILRTMIEMYGGGPVGLGTLSVNIAEERETVEDMYEPYLIQKGFIMRTRTGRVATRKAYEHLGYPYNGD; encoded by the coding sequence ATGAGTAGAATTTTAGACAATGAAATCATGGGCGATGAAGAGGCTGTTGAACGGACGCTACGCCCGCAATATTTACATGAATATATCGGCCAGGATAAGGTCAAGGACCAGCTAAAAATCTTTATTGAAGCGGCTAAGCTTCGGGATGAAGCGCTGGACCATGTCCTTCTTTTTGGCCCCCCGGGACTGGGGAAGACTACGATGGCCTTTGTCATTGCCAATGAGTTGGGTGTTAATCTCAAGCAGACTTCCGGTCCTGTCATTGAAAAGGCTGGTGACTTGGTAGCCATCCTCAATGACCTAGAGCCGGGTGATGTTCTCTTTATCGATGAGATTCACCGTCTGCCTATGTCAGTCGAAGAAGTGCTTTACAGTGCCATGGAAGATTTTTACATCGATATCATGATTGGTGCTGGCGAGACCAGCCGGAGTGTCCACCTGGATCTTCCTCCCTTTACCTTGATTGGGGCGACGACCCGAGCGGGTATGCTGTCCAATCCCTTGCGCGCTCGCTTTGGGATTACGGGTCATATGGAATACTACGAGCAGGATGATCTGACAGAGATTGTCGAGCGGACCGCCGAGATCTTTGAGATGGAGATTACCCATGAGGCTGCTGAAGAGCTTTCTCTTCGTAGTCGTGGGACCCCTCGGATTGCTAACCGCTTGCTCAAACGGGTGCGCGATTTTGCCCAGATCATGGGGGATGGCTTGATTGACGAAACCATTACTGATAAAGCCCTCTCCATGCTAGATGTGGACCATGAAGGATTGGATTATGTCGATCAAAAGATTCTGCGCACCATGATCGAGATGTACGGAGGAGGCCCAGTTGGCCTTGGGACCCTATCGGTCAATATTGCTGAAGAACGCGAGACGGTAGAAGACATGTATGAGCCTTACTTGATTCAGAAAGGCTTTATCATGCGGACCCGGACTGGGCGCGTGGCAACCCGCAAGGCCTATGAACACCTAGGCTATCCCTACAATGGAGATTAG
- a CDS encoding nucleotidyltransferase family protein: MLKEETIVEQIQADSEMMAVLAIIRDLDLADAWLAAGAVRNFIWNQLSGRPGFDARTDLDLVFYDPAISYEETQQIEQELKKVYPQYAWEVKNQVYMHQHSPGTAPYRSACDAVSKYPEQCTALAVRLRKDGQLELFLPYGTRDIEDFVVQPTPHFLASPERLVVYTERMRKKDWKRKWPSLQIILPN; this comes from the coding sequence ATGCTGAAGGAAGAAACGATCGTAGAACAAATCCAAGCGGATTCGGAGATGATGGCAGTCTTGGCCATTATTCGAGATCTAGATTTGGCAGATGCTTGGTTAGCAGCGGGTGCGGTACGAAATTTTATCTGGAACCAGCTCTCTGGAAGACCAGGGTTTGACGCAAGGACAGATCTGGATCTGGTCTTTTATGACCCTGCGATCAGCTATGAGGAGACGCAGCAGATTGAGCAGGAATTAAAGAAGGTCTATCCCCAGTACGCTTGGGAAGTGAAGAATCAAGTCTACATGCACCAGCATAGCCCGGGGACGGCCCCTTATCGCAGCGCCTGTGATGCGGTTTCTAAATACCCCGAGCAGTGTACGGCTCTTGCGGTTCGCCTAAGGAAAGATGGTCAGTTGGAGCTCTTTCTCCCCTATGGGACAAGGGATATCGAAGACTTCGTCGTTCAGCCGACTCCACATTTTTTAGCCAGCCCAGAGCGCTTGGTGGTTTATACGGAACGCATGCGGAAGAAAGATTGGAAACGAAAATGGCCAAGCCTTCAGATCATCTTGCCTAACTAA
- a CDS encoding low molecular weight protein-tyrosine-phosphatase has translation MKKIVFVCLGNICRSPMAEFVMKDLTNQYEIESRATSNWEHGNPIHQGTQKIFRSHGVPYDASKTSLQISDQDFHTFDLILGMDENNVSDLKRMAPPGTEHKIHLFAGESVPDPWYTGDFEETYRRVLAGCQEWLERLED, from the coding sequence ATGAAAAAAATCGTATTTGTGTGTTTAGGAAATATTTGTCGAAGCCCCATGGCGGAGTTTGTCATGAAGGACTTGACCAACCAGTATGAGATTGAAAGTCGTGCTACTTCTAACTGGGAGCATGGGAACCCTATTCACCAAGGGACTCAAAAGATTTTTCGTAGCCATGGCGTACCCTATGATGCATCTAAAACATCCCTTCAAATCAGTGACCAAGATTTTCATACCTTTGATCTGATCTTAGGAATGGATGAGAACAATGTGTCCGACCTCAAACGAATGGCACCTCCTGGGACAGAGCACAAGATTCATCTCTTTGCAGGAGAAAGTGTCCCAGATCCATGGTACACAGGAGATTTCGAAGAGACCTATCGCCGCGTCCTAGCTGGTTGTCAAGAATGGTTGGAACGATTAGAAGATTAG